One genomic window of Luteitalea pratensis includes the following:
- a CDS encoding sigma-70 family RNA polymerase sigma factor, producing the protein MSSHITRLLVAWGEGDQHARDELLDAVYDDLRRLAHHHLRHERPGHTLQTTAIVHDAYLQLVDQRYVRWQSRTHFFAIASHLIRRILVAHARRRSADKRGGGAIRVALHPEMAASPPRDIALVAMDRALEALEQVDPQQSHIVELRFFGGLTVEETADALGISPRTVKRDWRMAKAWLQRALETEGAT; encoded by the coding sequence ATGTCCTCACACATCACCCGTTTGCTCGTGGCGTGGGGAGAGGGTGACCAGCACGCGCGAGACGAGCTGCTCGACGCGGTCTATGACGACCTGCGTCGTCTCGCGCACCATCACCTACGCCACGAACGGCCGGGGCATACGCTCCAAACCACCGCGATCGTCCACGACGCCTACCTGCAGCTGGTGGATCAGCGGTACGTGCGATGGCAGAGCCGCACGCATTTCTTCGCGATCGCCTCCCACCTCATCCGTCGCATCCTGGTGGCGCATGCACGGCGACGTTCCGCGGACAAGCGTGGGGGTGGTGCGATCAGAGTGGCACTCCATCCAGAGATGGCCGCCTCGCCGCCCAGAGACATCGCGCTTGTAGCGATGGACCGGGCGTTGGAGGCACTGGAGCAGGTTGATCCGCAGCAGAGTCACATCGTTGAGTTGCGCTTCTTCGGCGGGCTGACGGTCGAGGAGACCGCAGATGCCCTCGGCATCTCTCCTCGGACGGTCAAGCGTGACTGGCGCATGGCCAAGGCATGGCTGCAGCGCGCGCTCGAAACCGAGGGGGCGACATGA